The Zonotrichia albicollis isolate bZonAlb1 chromosome 9, bZonAlb1.hap1, whole genome shotgun sequence genome has a window encoding:
- the LOC102068276 gene encoding galactose-3-O-sulfotransferase 2-like, producing the protein MLKFKRYLITKLSAIYRCQPGRLWISFSLLVLLLITLQVVEKLQPLGSCQCELERDLQQTTGHELSSALHSPDLLWEDDSPQGQGETEPGAASTEDVFRMHLWTEAFKIEEVTPGEVRQARGVTSQGKTCKPKTDIVFLKVHKSASSTVMNILFRFGEMHNLTFAFPKGGGFQLYYPHHFLAKFVQGFSPLSPRRFNILCHHMRFLQPEAQRVAKFVQGFSSLSPPCFNILCHHMCFLQPEVQKVVPNSAIYFSILRNPVQLMESSFVYYKGASAFSRVRSLEEFLSQPWRYYDPARGDRHYARNLMTFDFGFNPDGDASPERVQLMLKAIEASFDILLISEYFDESMVLLKEMLCWDLDSVVSFPLNSRDSSTKSPLPDSVVEKLKAWNRLDWEIYTHFNRTFWERLDLLIGRERLRREVRALRQRQAELARACLQGTGSVGPKDIKDSSLRPLQHGGARILGYNLKQGLPRELERTCRRLVTPELQYSSLLYKKQFPPPPPPESPRPAASPAGAHPKLRAPGPLPPQLHPPQRPEPARN; encoded by the exons ATGCTGAAATTCAAGAGGTATTTGATCAC GAAGCTGAGTGCAATCTACAGGTGCCAGCCAGGTCGGCTCTGGATCTCCTTCagcctcctcgtcctcctcctgaTCACACTTCAGGTtgtggagaagctgcagcctcTTGG GAGCTGCCAGTGTGAGCTGGAGCGGGACCTGCAGCAGACCACGGGCCATGAGCTCAGCTcggccctgcacagccctgaccTGCTGTGGGAGGATGACTCCCCTCAGGGGCAGGGGGAAACTGAGCCAGGCGCTGCCTCCACCGAGGATGTTTTCAGGATGCACCT CTGGACAGAAGCCTTTAAGATCGAGGAGGTAACACCTGGAGAAGTCCGGCAGGCCAGAGGAGTCACCTCTCAAGGGAAGACGTGCAAGCCCAAGACTGACATTGTTTTCCTGAAGGTCCACAAGAGCGCCAGCAGCACGGTCATGAACATCCTGTTCCGCTTTGGGGAGATGCACAACCTCACCTTTGCCTTCCCCAAGGGCGGGGGCTTCCAGCTCTACTACCCCCACCACTTCCTGGCCAAGTTCGTGCAGGGCTTCTCCCCTCTGAGCCCCCGGCGCTTCAACATCCTCTGCCACCACATGCGCTTCCTGCAGCCGGAG GCCCAGAGGGTGGCCAAGTTCGTGCAGGGCTTCTCCTCTCTGAGCCCCCCGTGCTTCAACATCCTCTGCCACCACATGtgcttcctgcagccagag GTGCAGAAAGTGGTGCCCAACTCCGCCATCTACTTCTCCATCCTGAGGAACCCCGTGCAGCTGATGGAGTCCTCCTTCGTGTACTACAAGGGCGCCTCGGCCTTCTCGCGCGTCCGCAGCCTGGAGGAGttcctcagccagccctggcgcTACTACGACCCCGCCAGGGGCGACCGCCACTACGCCAGGAACCTCATGACCTTCGACTTCGGCTTCAACCCCGACGGGGACGCATCCCCCGAGCGGGTGCAGCTCATGCTGAAGGCCATCGAGGCGTCCTTCGACATCTTGCTCATCTCCGAGTACTTCGACGAGTCCATGGTGCTGCTGAAGGAGATGCTGTGCTGGGACCTGGACAGCGTCGTCTCCTTCCCGCtcaacagcagggacagcagcaccaagTCCCCGCTCCCGGACTCCGTCGTGGAGAAGCTGAAAGCCTGGAACAGGCTGGACTGGGAGATCTACACGCACTTTAACAGGACCTTCTGGGAAAGGCTCGACCTCCTCATCGGCCGGGAGCGGCTGCGGCGGGAGGTGAGGGCGCTGCGGCAGCGGCAGGCGGAGCTGGCCCGGGCCTGCCTGCAGGGCACGGGCAGCGTGGGCCCCAAGGACATCAAGGACAGCTCCCTGCGGCCGCTGCAGCACGGCGGGGCCCGGATCCTGGGCTACAACCTCAAGCAGGGCTTGCCTCGGGAGCTGGAGCGGACCTGCCGGCGGCTGGTCACGCCGGAGCTGCAGTACAGCAGCCTGCTCTACAAGAAGCAgttcccgccgccgccgccccccgagAGCCCCCGGCCCGCTGCCTCACCGGCCGGAGCCCACCCGAAACTGAGAGCCCCCGGCCCGCTgcctccccagctccatcctccgcAGCGGCCGGAGCCCGCCCGAAACTGA
- the LOC102072538 gene encoding aquaporin-12, with product MLRAQCLVEITPGFAGTNSLVAAPAAVSPAAPCGTGIVPWGPHVWPFPGLSGCATFAFPWLYKEEVQELPLLLARLCPQHSFAMDGLNVSIAFFFLVFGLCQLFRWLSKRLLSPGTHGCLAREFAGSFQLCMSCLELRMLMDIGPWGGGFGLDVVLTLFFLLSAVHGASLDGASANPAVSLQEFLLLESSLATTGAKLLAQGVGAGTGWALTRLYWSWELTQLHFIQNLIAPECSSSIHTSLPHAAFLEGSCSFLLHLILLKLRQSHPLYRVPALAATVTFLTYAAGPYTGAFFNPALATAATFHCSGSSFWAYIQVYWLGPLAGMLAALLLFQGNIPRLFQKNLLYSQKSKYKVPKAKVTAQAEGDKPQKKRKGGKSNAEPRA from the exons ATGCTGAGGGCTCAGTGCCTGGTGGAGATAACACCAGGATTTGCTGGGACAAACAGCTTggtggctgctccagctgccgtgagtccagcagctccctgtggcacTGGCATTGTCCCATGGGGGCCACACGTGTGGCCCTTCCCAGGCCTGTCGGGCTGTGCCACGTTTGCTTTTCCATGGCTTTATAAAGAGGAGGTACAAGAGCTTCCTCTGCTCCTTGCCAGACTCTGCCCCCAGCACAGCTTCGCTATGGATGGTTTGAATGTCTCcattgcttttttcttcctggtTTTTGGGCTGTGCCAGTTGTTCAGGTGGCTTTCCAAAAGgcttctgtccccagggacacATGGCTGCCTTGCCAGGGAATTTGCTGGCTCCTTCCAGCTGTGCATGAgctgcctggagctgaggaTGCTGATGGACATTGGCCCCTGGGGTGGTGGCTTTGGCCTGGACGTGGTCCTGACCctgtttttcctcctctccGCTGTCCATGGTGCCTCTCTGGATGGAGCATCTGCCAACCCAGCGGTGTCCCTGCAGGAGTTCCTGCTCCTGGAGTCCAGCCTGGCAACCACGGGGGCCAAGCTGCTGGCCCAGGGTGTGGGTGCAGGCACGGGCTGGGCTCTCACCCGGCTCTACTGGTCCTGGGAGCTGACACAGCTGCACTTCATCCAGAACCTGATCGCTCCCGAGTGCAGCTCCTCCATCCACACCTCCCTGCCCCACGCTGCCTTCCTGGagggctcctgctccttcctgctccaCCTCATCCTCCTCAAGCTGCGACAGAGCCACCCCCTGTACCGGGTCCCTGCGCtggcagccactgtcaccttcCTGACCTacgcag CCGGACCGTACACGGGGGCCTTCTTCAACCCTGCCCTGGCCACAGCCGCCACCTTCCACTGCTCGGGGAGCAGCTTCTGGGCCTACATCCAGGTCTACTGGCTGGGGCCCCTCGCAG GGATGCTCGCTGccctcctgctgttccaggGCAACATCCCACGCCTCTTCCAGAAAAACCTCCTCTACAGCCAGAAAAGCAAATACAAAGTGCCCAAGGCAAAGGTGACAGCGCAGGCGGAGGGTGACAAACCACagaagaagaggaaaggagggaagAGCAACGCGGAGCCCCGTGCCTGA